From one Ctenopharyngodon idella isolate HZGC_01 chromosome 15, HZGC01, whole genome shotgun sequence genomic stretch:
- the LOC127496163 gene encoding uncharacterized protein LOC127496163 isoform X1, whose protein sequence is MMDDDIEIAVVGIGCHFPGGEGLENFWRVLLHGENCTVQIPNDRFNLSQWYDPDESKAGKTHTAKAALINGLNEFDHKFFSITDAETVTMDPQHKLLLQCTYRALEDAGIPMEKASGTRTGVFLGLMNRDFELKNVRNNPKHLDHTSGTGAAMSIAANRISYTFNFTGPSLSIDCACSSSLVALHLACQAIKQGDCDMALCGGVTCILEPTIFVALSKSHMISSDGMSKPFSSKADGYGRGEGCGVVLLKPLKKAFEDHDHIWGIISKTAVNQDGHTISPITKPSMVQQEELLRKIYSTETDLTSVQYIEAHGTGTPIGDPIEAGSISKVIAKARPQKSGPLIIGSVKSNIGHTESAAGVAGLIKVLLMMQHETIVPSLFYSVENSSIDTESLNVKIPTTSEKWISDCRAGRLAGINNFGFGGTNAHAIVRQYVQSKKPKDQQISKSHQYFVVSAASEKSMKNIIEDTVKQISAGKISDLQSLLYTSACRRSHLKHKYRKVFQTSSLADLQEKLTAAVKKKLVPSKTDSKLVFVFCGNGVTYQGMCKQLLKQEPVFREEIVKIETLLQSYRSLNLIEVLESESEKSTELSDPSIVQPILFAIQVAVVKLLKHWGISPDAVLGHSIGEVAASHCSGLLSLEDAVKVIHYRSSLQSTVTGGKMLVVSNMAVSEVLKILPTCSGRVCLAAYNSPQSCTLSGDADDIDRLQQNLSNSASGKDLFLRILDVPAAYHSHKMDPILSKVKESIGPLQAHNLETELFSTVTGVSLCSSDFITGEYWARNVREPVKFEQAVKSAAKSKRTVIFVEIGPRRSLQRYITETLGNDFTVIPSVQPDKDHETMLVAVSKLFELGVKVDWEIFYKGFEAEPIPYPRYQFDDVKKDVFVTRLQSIGPTGNHPVVTQMGTDSSMFSCDLSSESVAFLQDHKHSGVAIIPGAFYAELGLATYMAYAKPKVPLSSLQLSITFQSPFVFMQNAPDLKVQLDHSDHLANNTCNFKIQSASAVYAFGTVEAKPGRSPEEQLISLDCISKRCTFHMTTEDIYRHLSQSGFEYGSVFRNNADVYCGKEFREAISVVKVPKELLPELHEYHLHPVVLDYFMQLVPATIRHDLSARPQFPAQIGSLTVFEPLQEEMFVYLRAVHVEEDDIDIFGCLTNKQGRVLVELRHVKIRMLGSHSQVVKEYFFHNNFSIISEVATFDTPIKALVFSDQVGISKALQQYLDPTSRYVSSSNSNILLKDGIELLLSKLKISSVKKNFQEILFMWGDADITSLESEKVLDSMAGYCEIVRKIVRYLKALYFPGNIRVITFRCSESLVDHINIGFVLSGMIRACAAELPELSFQLIDMGSATFEDIKALVQVLRSYPCNKYPELVVKEGKILKPEIAHTPLPTMAISSRNVHKLDEEVFILQTSDPYIMTNVSATQMDNTIELIQGKNIELHLSKICVHSSDYFPVSISDLNYGKTLYWNKHTNENHKLIALDFSGTVTAVGKDVSKFKVGDHVVSCYPVAATTKVVLPAAVCCKAKRLSFLNDMPCVSYMVLAWEILHEALPKAKQQWKLGIFSTVPNSALMNVLIAIANRSGWNVRVSTQADQLSCDFSEVVGAVLLPPYNLETAEIASSVRGIKDIVLVYDNQTEFPFNTTTFRGTNEEVRFHALLMTQIMQKGSLQMQMPHIYRWLKSMHLDRKSLSLDATAVQRAKSQDTDLPSVKESESYFRCQILPIIILNSEDKNQLSDIPAMPKHILFKKNSVYIVTGGLTGLGFETVKFIAQKGGGNIVILSRRNPDPQIQQEISQVSSSWGSVIKSLPCDVSVFEQVDQTIVNIGKLFPSSPIKGIFHSAVVLHDALIEHLDKSLYEKVLRPKVQGVINLHRATIQCNLDYFVCYSSISAFIGNASQSNYAAANTFMDTFCQYRRNIGLSGQSINWGALNLGLLLNKVQIQRFLEAKGIMLLEIPEIHKSLEHCLLINKPQQVVCKFNFKNNWNNFLSQNKSLKLRLYKIGEEAMIKTGVNMSKPEQPMTLSSPSDYLRFMISEMIGIEMDKLNDDVHLFDLGIDSMLAMTLQNLIFNDRGVNVSLVTLLDPNSTLATLIKVLEDNCVDGYQSEESNSTYF, encoded by the exons ATGATGGACGATGATATAGAAATTGCTGTTGTTGGCATTGGATGCCATTTTCCTGGAG GTGAGGGACTCGAAAACTTCTGGCGAGTCCTCCTTCATGGAGAGAACTGTACAGTTCAGATACCAAACGACAGGTTTAATCTCTCTCAATGGTATGATCCAGATGAGAGTAAGGCAGGAAAGACGCACACAGCAAAAGCAGCACTCATCAATGG CTTGAATGAGTTTGACCACAAGTTTTTCAGCATCACTGATGCTGAAACAGTCACCATGGACCCTCAGCACAAACTTCTGTTGCAGTGCACCTACAGAGCCCTAGAGGATGCTGGGATACCAATGGAAAAGGCCAGTGGAACGCGAACAGGAGTTTTTTTGG GCCTAATGAACAGAGACTTTGAGCTGAAAAATGTGAGGAATAATCCAAAACACTTAGACCACACCAGTGGCACTGGTGCCGCTATGAGCATAGCTGCCAACCGCATCTCATACACATTCAACTTCACTGGCCCCTCACTGTCCATTGATTGTGCCTGCTCCTCATCCCTTGTCGCCCTTCACTTGGCTTGTCAAGCCATAAAACAAG GAGATTGTGATATGGCCTTGTGTGGCGGTGTGACCTGTATTTTGGAGCCGACCATTTTTGTGGCCCTCTCCAAGTCACATATGATCTCCTCTGATGGAATGAGTAAACCTTTCAGCAGCAAAGCAGACGGATATGGCAGAGGTGAAGGATGCGGGGTTGTTCTATTAAAGCCTctgaaaaaa GCTTTTGAAGACCATGATCATATTTGGGGTATCATCAGCAAAACTGCAGTAAATCAAGATGGCCACACCATTAGTCCAATCACCAAACCATCCATGGTACAGCAGGAGGAGCTTCTTAGAAAAATCTACTCAACAGAGACTGACCTGACTAGTGTCCAGTACATTGAGGCTCATGGAACTGGGACTCCAATTGGAGATCCAATAGAGGCGGGTAGCATCTCAAAAGTCATTGCCAAAGCAAGACCTCAAAAGTCAGGGCCACTCATCATTGGTTCTGTTAAAAGCAATATTGGACACACAGAATCTGCCGCAGGTGTTGCAGGGCTCATTAAGGTTCTTTTGATGATGCAGCATGAAACCATTGTGCCATCATTGTTCTACTCCGTGGAAAACTCCAGCATAGACACTGAATCTCTCAACGTGAAAATCCCCACCACATCAGAAAAATGGATCAGTGACTGCAGAGCAGGGAGATTAGCAGGAATCAATAACTTTGGGTTTGGTGGAACAAATGCACATGCAATTGTCAGACAATATGTGCAGTCAAAAAAGCCAAAAGATCAGCAGATAAGCAAATCCCATCAGTATTTTGTGGTCTCTGCAGCCTCTGAAAAATCcatgaaaaatattattgaagATACTGTAAAACAGATCAGTGCAGGGAAAATATCAGATCTACAGTCTTTACTGTACACATCCGCATGTAGAAGAAGTCACTTGAAACACAAATACAGAAAAGTATTTCAAACATCATCACTGGCAGATCTGCAAGAGAAACTTACTGCTGCTGTAAAGAAAAAGCTTGTACCATCAAAGACAGACTCCAAGctagtttttgtgttttgtggcaATGGTGTTACATATCAGGGTATGTGCAAGCAGCTCCTAAAACAAGAGCCAGTTTTCAGAGAGGAAATCGTGAAGATTGAAACTCTGTTGCAAAGCTACAGAAGTTTGAATCTGATAGAGGTGCTGGAAAGTGAATCTGAGAAAAGTACAGAGCTGTCTGATCCAAGCATTGTACAGCCTATTCTGTTTGCTATTCAGGTTGCTGTTGTCAAACTTCTGAAACACTGGGGCATCAGTCCTGATGCTGTTTTGGGCCACTCTATTGGAGAAGTCGCTGCATCTCATTGTTCTGGTTTGCTGTCACTTGAAGATGCAGTGAAAGTCATCCACTATCGCAGTTCTTTGCAAAGCACTGTGACAGGAGGGAAGATGCTGGTAGTCAGTAATATGGCTGTTTCTGAAGTCTTGAAAATTCTTCCAACTTGTTCAGGAAGGGTTTGTCTGGCTGCTTATAACAGCCCTCAGTCATGCACCCTCTCAGGAGATGCAGATGACATTGACAGGTTGCAACAGAATTTGAGCAACTCAGCTAGTGGAAAAGATTTGTTCCTTCGCATTTTAGATGTACCTGCAGCATACCACAGTCACAAGATGGATCccattttatccaaagtgaaaGAAAGTATAGGCCCATTGCAGGCACATAATTTGGAGACAGAATTGTTCTCAACAGTGACAGGTGTTAGTTTGTGTTCCTCAGATTTTATTACTGGTGAATACTGGGCAAGAAATGTCAGAGAGCCAGTTAAATTTGAACAAGCTGTAAAGTCTGCAGCTAAAAGCAAAAGGACTGTGATATTTGTTGAAATTGGTCCAAGAAGATCTTTGCAGAGGTACATCACTGAGACTCTGGGAAATGACTTCACTGTGATTCCCTCAGTGCAGCCTGATAAAGATCACGAGACAATGCTTGTAGCTGTTTCCAAACTGTTTGAACTTGGGGTCAAAGTGGACTGGGAAATTTTCTATAAAGGTTTTGAGGCTGAACCAATTCCCTACCCACGATACCAGTTTGATGATGTGAAGAAAGATGTCTTCGTTACACGTTTGCAGTCGATCGGCCCCACTGGCAACCATCCAGTAGTTACACAAATGGGTACAGACAGTTCGATGTTCAGCTGTGATTTATCCTCTGAATCAGTGGCCTTCCTGCAAGACCACAAGCACAGTGGGGTTGCCATCATTCCTGGGGCATTTTATGCAGAGTTGGGTTTAGCAACTTACATGGCATATGCAAAACCTAAGGTTCCACTAAGTTCTCTGCAGCTCAGCATAACATTCCAGAGTCCATTTGTTTTCATGCAGAATGCCCCAGATTTGAAAGTACAGCTGGATCATTCAGACCATTTGGCCAATAACACATGTAACTTCAAAATACAGTCTGCTTCTGCAGTCTATGCATTTGGCACAGTAGAAGCAAAACCAGGTAGAAGTCCTGAAGAACAGTTAATTTCATTAGACTGCATTTCCAAAAGATGCACATTCCACATGACTACTGAAGATATCTACAGGCATCTAAGTCAATCAGGATTTGAGTATGGGTCAGTCTTCAGAAATAATGCAGATGTTTACTGTGGGAAAGAATTTAGAGAGGCTATATCTGTTGTGAAGGTCCCAAAGGAATTACTACCTGAATTACATGAGTATCACCTTCACCCTGTGGTCTTGGATTACTTCATGCAACTTGTTCCTGCAACTATAAGGCATGACCTATCAGCAAGACCACAATTTCCTGCACAAATAGGAAGCCTGACTGTATTTGAACCATTGCAAGAGGAGATGTTTGTATATCTGAGAGCAGTACATGTGGAAGAAGATGATATTGACATTTTTGGCTGCTTAACCAACAAACAGGGTAGGGTGTTGGTTGAACTCAGGCATGTGAAAATCAGAATGCTAGGAAGTCATTCCCAAGTGGTCAAGGAGTACTTCTTCCATAACAATTTCAGTATCATCTCTGAAGTTGCCACGTTTGATACACCGATTAAGGCACTTGTCTTTTCTGACCAGGTAGGAATTTCTAAAGCTTTGCAACAGTACTTGGACCCAACATCTAGATATGTGTCTTCTTCAAACAGTAACATACTGTTAAAAGATGGAATTGAACTTCTTTtgtcaaaactgaaaatttcaAGTGTAAAGAAAAACTTCCAGGAAATTTTGTTCATGTGGGGCGATGCAGACATAACCTCTCTTGAATCAGAGAAGGTCTTAGACAGTATGGCAGGGTATTGTGAGATTGTCCGAAAGATTGTCAGATATCTTAAGGCACTTTATTTCCCAGGTAATATCAGAGTTATAACCTTTAGGTGCTCTGAGAGCTTAGTGGACCACATAAACATTGGGTTTGTTCTGTCAGGCATGATAAGAGCATGTGCAGCTGAGTTGCCAGAACTTTCCTTCCAGCTGATTGACATGGGCTCTGCCACTTTTGAAGACATCAAAGCTTTGGTTCAGGTCCTCAGATCATACCCCTGTAACAAATATCCAGAGCTAGTAGTGAAGGAGGGCAAAATTCTCAAACCTGAAATCGCCCACACACCTTTGCCAACCATGGCAATCTCTTCAAGAAATGTCCACAAGTTGGATGAAGAAGTCTTCATCTTGCAAACATCTGACCCATATATAATGACAAATGTGTCAGCGACTCAAATGGATAATACCATTGAACTGATTCAAGGAAAAAATATTGAGCTTCATCTCAGTAAAATCTGTGTTCATTCATCAGATTACTTTCCAGTCAGCATTTCTGACCTGAATTATGGTAAGACATTGTACTGGAACAAGCACACAAATGAAAACCATAAGCTCATAGCCCTTGACTTCAGTGGCACTGTCACAGCTGTGGGTAAAGATGTCAGCAAATTTAAAGTTGGTGATCATGTTGTGTCTTGTTACCCTGTTGCTGCCACCACTAAAGTGGTTCTTCCAGCAGCTGTTTGCTGCAAAGCTAAAAGGCTTTCATTCTTGAATGACATGCCTTGTGTCTCTTATATGGTACTGGCTTGGGAGATCTTGCATGAGGCTTTACCCAAAGCTAAACAGCAATGGAAATTGGGTATTTTCTCCACTGTTCCAAACTCAGCTTTGATGAATGTGTTAATTGCTATTGCAAACAGATCAGGTTGGAATGTCAGAGTGAGCACGCAGGCTGATCAGCTGTCTTGTGATTTTAGTGAGGTTGTAGGAGCTGTTCTCCTACCTCCTTATAATTTAGAAACTGCTGAAATAGCTAGCAGTGTTAGAGGCATCAAAGACATTGTTCTTGTCTATGACAACCAGACAGAATTTCCATTCAATACTACAACATTCAGAGGTACAAATGAGGAAGTCCGCTTCCATGCCCTTCTTATGACCCAAATAATGCAAAAAGGGTctctgcaaatgcaaatgccaCACATCTACCGTTGGCTGAAATCCATGCATTTGGACAGAAAGTCCTTGTCTTTGGATGCAACAGCTGTTCAAAGAGCGAAATCTCAAGACACTGATCTTCCATCTGTTAAAGAATCTGAATCATACTTCAGATGCCAGATCCTACCCATTATCATCCTGAACAGTGAAGACAAGAACCAGCTGTCTGACATTCCAGCAATGCCCAAACACATTCTATTCAAGAAAAATTCTGTCTATATTGTCACAGGTGGTCTAACAGGGTTGGGCTTTGAAACAGTAAAGTTCATTGCTCAGAAAGGAGGAGGAAACATTGTCATTCTGTCTAGAAGAAATCCAGACCCTCAGATTCAACAAGAGATAAGTCAGGTCAGTAGCAGTTGGGGTTCTGTCATTAAGTCTCTGCCATGTGATGTTTCTGTATTTGAGCAAGTGGACCAGACAATTGTTAATATTGGAAAACTGTTTCCATCCAGTCCCATCAAAGGGATATTTCACAGTGCGGTTGTCCTGCATGATGCGCTGATTGAACATCTTGACAAATCTCTTTATGAGAAAGTTTTGAGGCCAAAAGTACAGGGAGTCATTAACCTTCACCGTGCTACCATACAGTGCAATCTGGATTACTTTGTGTGCTATTCTTCTATCTCTGCCTTCATTGGCAATGCCTCACAAAGTAATTATGCTGCGGCTAATACATTCATGGACACTTTCTGTCAGTACCGTAGAAACATTGGACTTTCTGGACAGTCCATTAATTGGGGGGCTTTGAATCTGGGTCTTTTGTTGAACAAAGTCCAAATCCAAAGATTTCTGGAGGCAAAGGGAATCATGCTTTTGGAGATTCCAGAAATCCATAAAAGTCTTGAGCACTGCCTCTTGATCAACAAACCTCAACAGGTTGTATgcaaattcaattttaaaaacaactggAATAACTTTCTCAGTCAGAACAAATCACTAAAGTTGCGGTTGTACAAAATAGGAGAGGAAGCCATGATTAAAACTGGAGTGAACATGTCTAAACCTGAGCAACCCATGACATTATCCTCACCAAGTGATTATCTGAGGTTCATGATTAGCGAAATGATTGGTATTGAGATGGACAAGCTGAATGATGATGTTCATCTTTTTGATTTAGGCATTGACTCAATGCTTGCCATGACTCTGCAGAATCTTATCTTCAATGATAGAGGTGTGAATGTCTCTCTAGTAACTCTGCTGGATCCAAATAGCACACTGGCAACTTTAATTAAAGTCCTGGAGGATAACTGTGTAGATGGATATCAGAGTGAAGAAAGCAATTCCACATACTTTTGA